In Salipiger sp. H15, the sequence CCGGTGCCGCCGGTGATCCGCGCCCCGCCCAGCACCACGGCGGCGATGACGCCGATCTCGGTGCCGACGAGGTCGAAGGGGTTGGCCATGCGGTTGGCGCAGACATGCACGATCCCCGCAAGCCCGGCGAGCGCGCCGGCGAAGGCGAAGACGAAGAGATGCACGCGGCGCTGGTCGTAGCCGAGCCGAGCCGCCACCTCGGCATTGCCGCCGGTGGCAAAGATCGCCCGGCCCATCAGCGTGCGGTTGAAGATCACCCAGGTCAGCAGCGCGGCGGCCGGGAAGACGAGGAAGTACCAGGGCAGCGTCACCGTCGCGCCGTTCGCGGTGGTGACGTCGAGCATCGAAGCCTTGCCGAAGGCGACCATCTGCGGCGGCAGCTCCATCAGCCAGACCGTGCCGATGAACGCGAGGAGGATGCCGCGGAAGAGGTACTGCGTGCCGATGGTGACGATCAGCGCCGCCACCTGCAGCTTGTGCACCAGCCAGCCGTTGACCGCGCCGAGGAGCGTGCCGCCCGCGACGGCGATCAGCAGGATCGCCGCCATTGGCAGGCCCGGTGCCAGCTTCAGCACGAAGAGCGTCAGCGAGTACATGGAAAGCGCCGCGATGGCGGTGAAGCTCACGTCGATGCCGCCCGCCGCGAGGACGGCGAAGACCCCCAGCGCGAAGAGCCCGGTCACCACCGAGGCGCGGCCCATGTCGATCAGCGAGGTCGGCGACAGGAAGGCCGGGTTGATCACCGCCACCACGACGCAGATCGCGATCAGCAGGCAGAGGCTGACGAGTTCGGGGCGGCGGGCGAAGGTCTCGGCGATCCCGGCGCGGCGGTGCGCGGCGGGTTGGGAGGGCTTCGCGGTATCGAGGGAAGAATGTGTCATGGTCATTCCGCGGCCTCCGCGTGGGAGGCGAGCATTGCCAGGTAGATGTCGTCCTCGCTGGCGCTGGCGCCCGGGACTTCGAGGGCGATCCGCCCGGCGTTCATCACCAGGATGCGGTCGCAGTTCTGCAAGAGCTCGGGCAGGTCGTCCGAGACGATGACGAGCCCGATGCCGCGCTCGGCCATGGCCTGGATGGCGCGGTAGATCGTGTCCTTCGAGCCCACGTCCACCCCCACGGTCGGCCCGTGCAGCACGAGGATGCGCGGCTCGATGCTGAGCCAGCGCCCGATCAGCACGCGCTGCTGGTTGCCGCCCGAGAGCGCGCCGACCGGCAGGTCGATGTCGGAGGTGTTGAGCTTCATCTCGTCCGAGATGCGCCGCGCGGCGCCGCGCGCCTTGCCGCGGTCGACGGTGCCGAGCGGGCCGAGGATGCGGTCGAGGATCAGCGGCACCTCGTTCTCGAGGATGGATTTCTCGATGAAGAGCCCCTCGCCCAGCCGGTCCTCGGGCACGTAGCCGATGCCAAGCGCGATGGACTGGGCAGGGCTGTCGATGCGGGCGTGCGTGCCGCCGATGCTGACCGTGCCGTCGGTGATCTGCCGGTGCCCGGCGAGGGCCAGCGCCAGCTCGTTGCGGCCCGAGTCCGACAGGCCGGTGACGCCGAGGATCTCGCCCTTGCGCAGCACCGTGCCGACGCCCTGGAAGGCCTCGCCCGAGCCGAGATTCTCGAGTCGCAGCAATTCCTCCGCGCCGGGAGCGCCGGTGCGGTAGCGGCGGGATTCGATCGCGCGCCCGGTCATCAGCTCGCTGAGCTGGCCGCGGCTGTAGCCGGCGATCGGTCCCTGCGCCACGCAGCGGCCGTCGCGGAAGACGATGGCCTGCCCGCCGATGCGGTAGCATTCCTCGAGCTTGTGGGTGACGAAGAGCACCGCGACGTTCTGCGCGCGCAGCCGGCCCACCACCTCGATCAGCGTCTCGACCTCGTGGCGGGTGAGCGAGGTGGTCGGCTCGTCCATGATCACCAGCCGCGCCTCCTGCGCGATGGCGCGGGCGATGGCGACGCGCTGGCGGATGGCGAGCGGCAGCTCCGAGACGCGGGTGCCGAGCAGCGCCCGCGTCGGCTCGAGCCCGACCTCGCGCAGCGCCCTCGCGGCGGTCTCGCCCATGCGGCCCCGGTCGAGCCAGCGCAGCATCCGGCCGCGCCCGCCGACCAGCTGCTCGCCGAGCGCGACGTTCTCGGCGACGCTCAGGTTGGGCAGCAGCGACAGGTCCTGGTAGACGGTCTCGATCCCCGCCTCGAGCGCCATGATCGGGCTCAGCGCGTCATGGCGGACCCCGTCGAGCAGGATCTCGCCCTCGCTCGGGGCATGGGCGCCGGACATGATCTTGATGACCGTGCTCTTGCCGCACCCGTTCTCGCCCAGCAGGTGATAGGCCTCGCCGGCGCGTAGCGTCAGGTCGACGCCGCGCAGCGCGTGCACGCCGCCGAAGCGCTTGTGGATGCCGCGCAGCTCGAGAAACGGCTGATCCGGATGATCGCTCTGGGTCACGGGAAATGCGCCTCTTGATCGGGGAAGTCCGGGGGCGCGGCGTCGCGCGCCCCCGCTCGAAGGGGCTGCCTCAGAAGAGGTAGTCCTTGTAGGTGTCCTTGTCGGCCAGCACCATGCCGTTGCCGACCAGCAGCTTGCCGGTGCCCGGACCGTCCTTGAGCGTGACGCTCTCGTAGCCCTCGACGCCGAGGTCCATGCCGTCCGACAGCTCGCCGCCCTCGAGCAGCAGCTTGGCGACGGCATTCATCGCCATGCCGGCCTTCTGCGGATCCCAGAAGCCGATCGCGGTGATCGCGCCGCTGTCGAGATAGGCCGCCGAGGGGTTGGGCAGGCCGGTGCCGACGAGGCAGACCTTGCCGGTCAGCCCGGCCTCCTCGATGGCGCGGCCGACGCCCAGCACATCGTTGCCCGCCGAGGTCTGGAAGCCCTTGATGTCGGGGTGCTTGCGCAGCACTTCCTTGGCCTTCTCGTAGGTGCCGTTGGCGTCGTCGAAGCTTTCGTTGTTGGGATCGACGAGTTCCATGCCCGGGTATTGCTTGGCGTTCTCCTCGCCCGCGCCGACCCATTGCATGTGGGTGCGGCTGCCCAGCGAGCCGACGAAGGTCGTCCACTTGCCCTCGCCGCCCATGCACTCGGCCAGGCGCTCGTTCAGCGCCGCGCCGTACTCGGCGTTGTCGAAGGCCTCGACGTCCACCATCGTGTTCATCTGGTTGTCGGCCTCGTGGGTGACGATGATCGTGCCCCGGTCCATGGCGCGCTTGAAGACGCCCTCGAGGATCGCCGGGTCCATCGGCACCACGGCCAGCGCGTCGGTGCCCTTGGCGATGAGGTCCTGCACGATCTGCAGCTGCTGCGCGCTGTCCGCCTGCGCCGGGCCGACCTGGCTGATGTTCATGTCGGGGTTCGCCTCGGCGAACTTCTCGACGCCGGTCTCCATCCGGTCGAACCACGGGATGCCGCTGATCTTGACCACCGTGGTGATCGTGCCCTCGGCCAGTGCGGCGCTTGCAGCCGAGACCATCAGGGCCGCGACGCAGCCCAGTTTCAACGTCTTCTTCATGGTGTACTCCTCCCTAGAGTTCCCTCGTGGTCAGCCCTTCGACGCGCGAGGGACCCGCGCCGAAGTGATCCCGGCGGCCAGCCGCTCGATGAGCTGGAACCGTCCCACCGCGAGGAAGGCGAGCAGCAGCGCGCCCCAGGCGAAATCGCGGACGAAGTTCGACAGGCCGATGAAATTCAGAAGGCTCGACAAAAGCTGCAGCACGATGGCCGAGAGCACGACGCAGAGCACGCGCCCGTAGCCGCCCTCGGGCCGCACCCCCGCCATGACCGCGATCAGGATCGCGATGAGCAGGTAGCTGGTGCCGTAGTCCCATTTCACGTTCACGTTGCGCGCGGCGATGATGACGCCCGAAAGCCCCGCCAGCGCGCCCGAGATCGTGTAGGTCACGGTGAAGATCGCCGCCTTCGGAAAGCCGCTGTAGTCGGCGGCGCGGGCATTGGCGCCGGTCAGCATGAGCCGCATGCCGAAGGGGGTGAAGCGCAGCACCGCCCCCAGCACCAGCGCGACGCCGAGGAAGATCAGGAAGCTGTAGGGCACGCCGAGGATCACCCCGTTGCCGAGCTCGTAGAGCGGGTCGGGCGAGCCGATGGTCACCGAGCGCCCGTCGGAAAGCACCACGGCGAGCCCGGTGAACAGCATCTGCGTGCCGAGCGTGCAGAGGATCGGCGTGATCCCGAGCCGCGAGATGATGAGCCCGTTCAGCAGCCCGCCGAGCGCGCCCACCGCCACCGCGACCGCCGCGAAAGCCAGGGTGAAGGCCCAGGGCGCAGCGTTGACGTCGAAGACCTGCGCGACGAGCAGGCCCGAGGCCACGCCCGACAGGTTCGCCAGCGCGATGCCAGACAGGTCGATCCCGCCATTGCCCGAGCACATGGCCAGCATGACGCCGATCGCCAGCAGGCCGATCTCGGGCACCTGCGTCGCCATGGACTGCAGGTTGAACAGGGACAGGTAGGTGCCGCCCGAAACGATGCCTCCGACCGCCAGCAGGGCCAGCACGAGCACCGACAGAATGGCCAGCCGGCCATCGAGCTTACGCATCCTCTCCTCCTAGGATTTAGTAAACTTCTGCTTGATTTAGTAAATCGCTAACAAATAATTCAGGAGCGTTCAATAGGCTTTCCGTCGCTGTCACGAAGGCGTTCCCGCTTGCGAAACGGCGCGTTCGGAAAGATGTTTACTAAACAGATCGGCCGCACGGGACCCGCAGCAAGCCATGACAAAAACAGACAAAAAGCCGGTCACCCTGCGCCAGGTCGCCGAACATGCCGGGGTCTCCGCGGCCACCGCCTCGCTGGTCCTGAACGGCAAGGGAGAGATCTCGGAGGCGACTCGCCAGCGGGTGCTCAGCGCCGTGCGCGAGATGAAGTACCGGCCCCGCGCCGGCCGGGCGCGCCCCGATTCCGTCCACACGCTGCGCTTTCTCAAGATCGCGCGGCACGGCCACACGGTGAACCGCGACCACAACCACTTCATCTCGGACTACATCGACGGCATGTCCTACGAGGCGACGCGGCGGGACTATTCGCTGCAGGTCGAGAGCTTCGAGGGCACCGACGTCGACAAGATCGCCGAGTCGCTGCGCTCGGGCGACCTGCGCGGCGCGGTGATCCTCGGCACCGAGCTGACCGAGGAGGAGGTGCAGTTCCTCGCCCGCGCGCCCCTGCCCGTCGTCTTCATCGACACCTACCACCCGCTGCTCGACCTCAGCTTCGTCGACATGGACAACGACCAGGCGGTCTTCGCGGTGCTGCGCCACCTTGCCGGGCGCGGCTTCCGCCGCATCGGAATGGTCGCCAGCCACACCGCGGTGACCAACTTCGCGCTGCGCCGCGACGCCTTCCTGCGCGGCATGGCGGCGCTGGGGCTCGAGGCGGACGAGGCGCTGATCCTGTCGGTGGATTCGACGCTCGAGGGCGCCTATGGCGACGGGCTCGCCCAGCTTGCCGCCGCACCGCGCGTGGCCGAGGCCTACTTCTGCGCCAATGACATGATCGCCTTCGGCTTCATGAAGGCGCTGCGCGAGCACGGGCTGCGCATCCCCGAGGATGTCTCGGTCG encodes:
- a CDS encoding ABC transporter permease, whose product is MTMTHSSLDTAKPSQPAAHRRAGIAETFARRPELVSLCLLIAICVVVAVINPAFLSPTSLIDMGRASVVTGLFALGVFAVLAAGGIDVSFTAIAALSMYSLTLFVLKLAPGLPMAAILLIAVAGGTLLGAVNGWLVHKLQVAALIVTIGTQYLFRGILLAFIGTVWLMELPPQMVAFGKASMLDVTTANGATVTLPWYFLVFPAAALLTWVIFNRTLMGRAIFATGGNAEVAARLGYDQRRVHLFVFAFAGALAGLAGIVHVCANRMANPFDLVGTEIGVIAAVVLGGARITGGTGSVFGTVTGVLLITVVNNVLVLVGIPSTWQRVVVGAFILLAAAFFVTRRRKLQSLTRK
- a CDS encoding sugar ABC transporter ATP-binding protein encodes the protein MTQSDHPDQPFLELRGIHKRFGGVHALRGVDLTLRAGEAYHLLGENGCGKSTVIKIMSGAHAPSEGEILLDGVRHDALSPIMALEAGIETVYQDLSLLPNLSVAENVALGEQLVGGRGRMLRWLDRGRMGETAARALREVGLEPTRALLGTRVSELPLAIRQRVAIARAIAQEARLVIMDEPTTSLTRHEVETLIEVVGRLRAQNVAVLFVTHKLEECYRIGGQAIVFRDGRCVAQGPIAGYSRGQLSELMTGRAIESRRYRTGAPGAEELLRLENLGSGEAFQGVGTVLRKGEILGVTGLSDSGRNELALALAGHRQITDGTVSIGGTHARIDSPAQSIALGIGYVPEDRLGEGLFIEKSILENEVPLILDRILGPLGTVDRGKARGAARRISDEMKLNTSDIDLPVGALSGGNQQRVLIGRWLSIEPRILVLHGPTVGVDVGSKDTIYRAIQAMAERGIGLVIVSDDLPELLQNCDRILVMNAGRIALEVPGASASEDDIYLAMLASHAEAAE
- a CDS encoding substrate-binding domain-containing protein, coding for MVSAASAALAEGTITTVVKISGIPWFDRMETGVEKFAEANPDMNISQVGPAQADSAQQLQIVQDLIAKGTDALAVVPMDPAILEGVFKRAMDRGTIIVTHEADNQMNTMVDVEAFDNAEYGAALNERLAECMGGEGKWTTFVGSLGSRTHMQWVGAGEENAKQYPGMELVDPNNESFDDANGTYEKAKEVLRKHPDIKGFQTSAGNDVLGVGRAIEEAGLTGKVCLVGTGLPNPSAAYLDSGAITAIGFWDPQKAGMAMNAVAKLLLEGGELSDGMDLGVEGYESVTLKDGPGTGKLLVGNGMVLADKDTYKDYLF
- a CDS encoding ABC transporter permease; the encoded protein is MRKLDGRLAILSVLVLALLAVGGIVSGGTYLSLFNLQSMATQVPEIGLLAIGVMLAMCSGNGGIDLSGIALANLSGVASGLLVAQVFDVNAAPWAFTLAFAAVAVAVGALGGLLNGLIISRLGITPILCTLGTQMLFTGLAVVLSDGRSVTIGSPDPLYELGNGVILGVPYSFLIFLGVALVLGAVLRFTPFGMRLMLTGANARAADYSGFPKAAIFTVTYTISGALAGLSGVIIAARNVNVKWDYGTSYLLIAILIAVMAGVRPEGGYGRVLCVVLSAIVLQLLSSLLNFIGLSNFVRDFAWGALLLAFLAVGRFQLIERLAAGITSARVPRASKG
- a CDS encoding substrate-binding domain-containing protein; translated protein: MTKTDKKPVTLRQVAEHAGVSAATASLVLNGKGEISEATRQRVLSAVREMKYRPRAGRARPDSVHTLRFLKIARHGHTVNRDHNHFISDYIDGMSYEATRRDYSLQVESFEGTDVDKIAESLRSGDLRGAVILGTELTEEEVQFLARAPLPVVFIDTYHPLLDLSFVDMDNDQAVFAVLRHLAGRGFRRIGMVASHTAVTNFALRRDAFLRGMAALGLEADEALILSVDSTLEGAYGDGLAQLAAAPRVAEAYFCANDMIAFGFMKALREHGLRIPEDVSVVGFDNLPMSAMSEPALSTIEVPKRRIGAMAVRLLDDMLIATAPEPATKVLISGALVSRESVGSTGGD